A single genomic interval of Sphingobium sp. EM0848 harbors:
- a CDS encoding NAD(P)/FAD-dependent oxidoreductase — MGCAPSVTPHDIELDALREKYRHERDKRLRKEGTAQYVHVTAEMHDFWEADPHTPPVERDPVVENVDVVIIGGGFAGLLAGANLKKAGVQDVRIIEMGGDFGGAWYWNRYPGIQCDNESYCYVPMLEELNYMPSKRFVDGVEIYQHCQNMGKHFGLYEGALFGTMIRSIRWDEATRRWTIVTNQDDELRVRFVIMATGPWSKPKLPGISGLSSFKGHTFHSARWDYDYTGGGPKDPVLSKLADKRVAVIGTGATAIQIVPFLGRYAKHLTVFQRTPSAVDHRRNDPTDPEWAASLQPGWQRDRQENFYIFSGEPFPSKPAEDDYTCDFFTEVGRNVSGRVAASDKAELSIEELVAIREQEDYGVMERIRRRIDDIVDDPTTAEALKPYYRYMCKRPCSSNDYLPTFNRPNVTLVDVSSSKGVERITEKGLVANGQEYEVDCVIFASGFEIAAQDQKVASGIEAIDGRDGLSLYDHWREGYQTFHGMSSHGFPGLFFTGFTQGGLSTSVTAMYEQQGEHIAYIIRETLARGAASVEPTRQAQDDWVRTIRELAPPDTFLQECTPGYYNNEGGGTGGIRAAVSEPYAPGFYKFGELIGEWRDKGDLGGMMLID, encoded by the coding sequence ATGGGTTGTGCGCCATCAGTGACGCCCCACGATATCGAACTGGATGCGCTGCGCGAAAAATATCGGCATGAACGTGATAAGCGGCTGCGCAAGGAAGGCACCGCCCAATATGTGCACGTCACCGCCGAGATGCATGATTTCTGGGAGGCCGATCCGCACACGCCACCTGTGGAGCGCGACCCTGTTGTCGAAAATGTCGATGTCGTCATCATCGGCGGCGGTTTTGCGGGCCTGTTGGCCGGCGCGAACCTAAAAAAAGCCGGCGTTCAGGATGTGCGTATCATTGAGATGGGCGGTGATTTCGGGGGCGCATGGTATTGGAACCGCTATCCCGGTATCCAGTGCGACAATGAATCCTATTGCTATGTTCCGATGCTCGAAGAACTGAATTACATGCCGTCGAAGCGTTTCGTCGACGGTGTGGAGATTTATCAGCATTGCCAGAATATGGGTAAGCATTTCGGTCTTTATGAAGGCGCATTGTTCGGTACCATGATCCGGTCAATACGCTGGGATGAGGCGACCAGACGCTGGACCATCGTCACCAATCAGGATGATGAACTGCGCGTGCGCTTCGTCATCATGGCGACGGGGCCGTGGAGTAAGCCCAAGCTGCCCGGGATCTCTGGTCTTTCCAGCTTCAAGGGGCACACATTCCATTCCGCGCGCTGGGATTATGACTATACCGGCGGCGGTCCCAAGGACCCGGTGCTGAGCAAATTGGCCGACAAGCGCGTTGCGGTGATCGGTACGGGCGCGACGGCGATCCAGATCGTGCCGTTCCTGGGCCGTTACGCCAAGCATTTGACGGTGTTTCAGCGCACGCCTTCCGCCGTGGACCATCGCCGCAATGACCCGACTGATCCTGAATGGGCCGCGAGCCTGCAACCGGGTTGGCAGCGCGACCGGCAGGAGAATTTCTACATCTTTTCCGGTGAGCCATTTCCGTCGAAACCAGCCGAGGATGACTATACTTGCGACTTCTTCACCGAAGTCGGCCGTAATGTGTCGGGCCGCGTCGCCGCTTCGGACAAGGCTGAACTGTCGATCGAGGAACTGGTCGCGATCCGCGAGCAGGAAGATTATGGCGTGATGGAGCGTATTCGGCGGCGGATTGACGATATTGTTGATGATCCCACCACGGCCGAGGCGCTCAAGCCCTATTATCGTTACATGTGCAAGCGGCCTTGCTCCAGCAATGACTATCTGCCGACATTCAACCGGCCCAATGTCACACTGGTCGATGTGTCGTCCAGCAAGGGTGTCGAGCGGATAACGGAAAAGGGACTGGTGGCCAATGGTCAGGAATATGAAGTCGACTGCGTTATCTTCGCCAGCGGTTTCGAGATCGCGGCGCAGGACCAGAAGGTCGCTTCGGGCATAGAGGCGATCGACGGTCGCGACGGCCTGTCGCTCTATGACCATTGGCGCGAGGGCTATCAGACCTTCCACGGCATGAGCAGCCATGGCTTTCCCGGCCTGTTCTTCACTGGCTTTACGCAGGGCGGGCTTAGCACCAGCGTCACGGCCATGTATGAACAGCAAGGCGAGCATATCGCCTATATCATCCGCGAGACTCTGGCGCGGGGCGCGGCTTCGGTCGAACCGACCCGTCAGGCGCAGGATGATTGGGTCAGGACGATCCGCGAACTCGCGCCGCCCGACACCTTCCTGCAGGAATGCACGCCGGGCTATTATAATAATGAAGGTGGCGGCACCGGCGGCATCCGTGCGGCGGTCAGCGAACCTTATGCGCCGGGTTTCTACAAATTCGGCGAACTGATCGGCGAATGGCGCGACAAGGGCGACCTCGGCGGTATGATGCTGATCGATTGA
- a CDS encoding TonB-dependent receptor, whose amino-acid sequence MGRTRLPSVTACLLAASCLCSAAYGTAYAQTAQGQPSAQPSISSSDIVVTAQRREERLVDVPITVTSVNSQTLQNAGVTASNSLSQVVPAFRLDYNGAFAQPTIRGVSTAVANVGGGSAVGVYIDGFYNASPLTQDFEFLNVNNVQVLKGPQGTLFGRNTTAGAVLVTTSEPQQQTAVQGKLDVSSFDTIRGSFYGTTGLGGGLSADIGVLYKYTNGWFTNLTDGNDHVGRGRNFSLRTSLKYEFDESGKNYILARYIHTKLKDPTPMLWSVYEDPDGRFQSAAYAFGIPGALIGMDNRHMAADPGFTPLFRSELNAGQLTAKFDLGFAQLTSYTQYRKEKSRQDLEVDDSSIPIFRVAFNNYDRLITQEVLLNSNPGGRLNWVVGAFYMDQKGSEAPFGSITPPIETAYDIHNRIKSISGFADVTWEAMDNLFLTAGARYSSEKNSGYWYCYPAGAAAGFCPPPAGATFGRDGPPDHTFNAFTPRGVIRYQLNDQSNIYVSVTRGYKAGLLDINGFRNTGFIKPEKITAFEGGYKLSSGGTRVELSGFYYNYKDLQVSIYNGTQSITTNAASSHVYGGELSLYQALGEHFSVTGGVAYTHGRYQSYPGAPGNVFNYTTGMTDNTPIDASGNHMIRSPDWTGNLGLDGNFEVANGKLNLNANVYYSSKFYFDAANNNVQNGFAIVNLRAAWTDPSDHVTFAAYVNNLTDKAYKAQVLPNGLGTGVAWNPPRVIGGSVSFRY is encoded by the coding sequence CGTTACCGCTTGCCTGCTGGCAGCGAGTTGCCTTTGCAGCGCCGCTTATGGAACCGCCTACGCGCAGACCGCGCAGGGCCAGCCAAGTGCGCAACCATCCATTTCCTCAAGCGACATTGTCGTCACAGCCCAGCGCAGGGAAGAGCGACTGGTCGATGTGCCGATCACCGTCACTTCGGTGAACAGCCAGACATTGCAAAATGCAGGCGTGACCGCGAGTAACTCGCTGTCGCAAGTCGTCCCGGCTTTTCGCCTGGACTATAATGGCGCCTTCGCCCAACCAACGATCCGCGGCGTCAGCACCGCCGTCGCCAATGTCGGCGGCGGTTCGGCAGTCGGCGTCTATATCGACGGCTTCTACAATGCGAGCCCGTTGACGCAGGATTTCGAATTTCTCAACGTCAACAATGTTCAGGTATTGAAGGGCCCCCAGGGCACATTGTTCGGCCGAAATACCACGGCTGGCGCTGTCCTTGTCACCACATCCGAACCGCAACAACAGACTGCTGTGCAGGGGAAACTGGATGTATCGAGTTTCGATACCATCCGTGGATCTTTCTACGGTACGACAGGACTTGGTGGAGGCCTGTCGGCGGACATTGGTGTGCTTTATAAATATACCAATGGCTGGTTCACCAATCTGACCGACGGCAACGATCATGTCGGGCGCGGACGGAACTTTTCGCTGCGCACGAGCCTGAAATATGAGTTCGATGAGTCCGGCAAGAATTATATCCTGGCCCGCTATATCCATACCAAGCTCAAGGACCCGACGCCCATGCTCTGGAGCGTCTATGAGGACCCCGACGGCAGGTTCCAGAGCGCGGCCTATGCGTTCGGTATTCCTGGCGCACTGATCGGCATGGATAATCGCCATATGGCAGCCGATCCCGGCTTCACGCCGCTGTTCCGCTCCGAATTGAATGCCGGTCAACTGACGGCCAAATTCGACCTCGGCTTCGCGCAGCTCACCTCCTATACGCAATATCGCAAGGAAAAGTCGCGGCAGGATCTGGAAGTCGACGATAGCAGCATTCCTATCTTCCGTGTCGCCTTCAACAATTATGACCGACTGATAACGCAGGAAGTTCTTCTCAATTCCAATCCCGGCGGACGACTCAATTGGGTTGTCGGTGCCTTTTACATGGACCAGAAGGGCAGCGAAGCTCCCTTCGGTTCGATCACACCGCCGATCGAGACGGCCTATGACATTCACAACCGTATCAAGTCCATCTCCGGTTTTGCGGACGTCACCTGGGAGGCGATGGACAATCTGTTCCTGACCGCAGGCGCGCGCTATAGTTCGGAAAAGAATTCGGGTTACTGGTACTGCTATCCGGCAGGCGCAGCCGCTGGATTCTGCCCTCCCCCGGCTGGTGCAACCTTCGGTCGCGATGGGCCACCGGATCACACCTTCAACGCCTTCACCCCGCGCGGAGTGATCCGTTACCAGTTGAACGATCAGTCCAACATCTATGTCTCCGTTACCAGAGGTTACAAGGCGGGCCTGCTCGACATTAACGGCTTCAGGAACACCGGCTTCATCAAGCCTGAAAAGATCACGGCCTTTGAAGGCGGCTATAAATTGTCGAGCGGCGGGACGCGTGTTGAACTGTCCGGATTCTATTATAATTACAAGGATCTGCAGGTGTCGATCTACAACGGCACGCAAAGCATTACCACCAATGCGGCAAGTTCCCATGTCTATGGTGGAGAATTGTCGCTCTACCAGGCGCTGGGTGAACATTTCAGCGTCACCGGCGGGGTTGCCTATACCCATGGCCGCTACCAGAGCTATCCGGGAGCGCCGGGCAATGTGTTCAACTACACTACCGGCATGACGGACAACACACCGATCGATGCGTCGGGCAACCACATGATCCGGTCGCCGGACTGGACCGGCAATCTAGGCCTGGACGGCAATTTCGAGGTGGCCAATGGCAAGCTCAACCTGAATGCCAATGTCTATTATTCCTCGAAATTCTATTTCGATGCAGCCAATAACAATGTTCAGAACGGCTTTGCCATCGTGAACCTTCGTGCCGCCTGGACCGATCCAAGCGACCACGTCACATTCGCGGCCTATGTCAACAATCTGACCGACAAGGCCTATAAGGCCCAGGTTCTGCCGAACGGACTTGGCACTGGCGTCGCATGGAACCCGCCACGGGTCATCGGCGGTTCGGTCAGCTTCCGTTACTGA